Proteins found in one Bacillus subtilis subsp. subtilis str. 168 genomic segment:
- the rluB gene encoding 23S rRNA pseudouridine 2633 (=2605 standard) pseudouridine synthase (Evidence 1a: Function from experimental evidences in the studied strain; PubMedId: 9888802, 24214967; Product type e: enzyme), whose product MERLQKVIAHAGVASRRKAEELIKEGKVKVNGKVVTELGVKVTGSDQIEVNGLKVEREEPVYFLLYKPRGVISAAQDDKGRKVVTDFFKNIPQRIYPIGRLDYDTSGLLLLTNDGEFANKLMHPKYEIDKTYVAKVKGIPPKELLRKLERGIRLEEGKTAPAKAKLLSLDKKKQTSIIQLTIHEGRNRQVRRMFEAIGHEVIKLKREEYAFLNLRGLHTGDARELTPHEVKRLRALADHGKNAF is encoded by the coding sequence ATGGAAAGACTGCAAAAAGTGATTGCTCATGCCGGAGTTGCGTCGCGCAGAAAGGCAGAAGAGCTGATTAAAGAAGGAAAAGTAAAGGTGAATGGCAAAGTAGTAACAGAGCTAGGTGTTAAGGTCACCGGTTCTGATCAGATTGAGGTAAACGGGTTAAAGGTTGAACGCGAAGAGCCGGTTTACTTTCTCTTATATAAACCAAGAGGCGTTATTTCCGCAGCGCAAGATGATAAAGGACGCAAAGTGGTGACGGACTTTTTTAAAAATATTCCGCAGCGCATTTATCCGATTGGGCGTCTGGACTATGATACGAGCGGTCTTTTGCTTTTAACCAATGACGGCGAATTCGCCAATAAGCTAATGCATCCTAAGTATGAAATAGACAAAACATACGTGGCGAAGGTGAAAGGAATCCCGCCTAAAGAGCTGCTCAGAAAGCTGGAGCGCGGAATTAGGCTGGAGGAAGGCAAAACAGCGCCTGCTAAAGCGAAGCTGCTGTCTTTGGATAAGAAAAAGCAGACAAGCATTATTCAGCTGACGATCCATGAGGGACGCAACAGACAAGTGCGCCGCATGTTTGAAGCGATCGGACATGAGGTAATCAAGCTGAAGCGTGAGGAATACGCGTTTTTAAACCTGCGAGGCCTGCACACGGGCGATGCCAGAGAGCTTACGCCTCACGAAGTAAAAAGGCTCAGAGCACTGGCGGATCACGGTAAAAACGCTTTCTAA
- the spmB gene encoding spore maturation protein (Evidence 1a: Function from experimental evidences in the studied strain; PubMedId: 7642500, 15849754, 16850406, 19189487; Product type cp: cell process) has product MEIINWLSLAMIPIIIAGILLYGTIKKVPTYESFVEGGKEGIEIAFSIIPYLVGMLVAITVFRSSGALDFIMDLLKPAFSAIGIPAEVVPLALIRPISGTAALGMTTDLIAVYGPDSFIGRLASVMQGSTDTTLYVLTVYFGAVGIKKMGDALKVGLLADLIGVVASIIIVTLLFGSA; this is encoded by the coding sequence ATGGAAATCATCAACTGGCTGTCTTTAGCCATGATTCCAATCATTATTGCCGGAATTCTTCTTTATGGAACGATCAAAAAGGTTCCGACATATGAATCGTTTGTCGAAGGCGGGAAAGAGGGGATAGAAATTGCCTTTTCCATTATCCCCTATTTAGTCGGAATGCTTGTCGCTATAACTGTTTTCAGATCATCAGGCGCGCTTGATTTTATAATGGATCTTTTAAAACCGGCTTTCTCCGCTATCGGCATCCCTGCTGAAGTAGTGCCGCTTGCTCTGATCCGCCCGATCTCCGGTACGGCCGCACTTGGAATGACGACCGATTTAATTGCAGTATACGGGCCCGATTCCTTTATCGGCAGGCTGGCTTCCGTCATGCAGGGATCTACAGATACAACGCTTTACGTACTGACTGTGTATTTCGGAGCAGTCGGCATTAAAAAAATGGGTGATGCATTAAAGGTGGGACTTCTTGCAGATTTAATCGGCGTAGTTGCATCTATCATCATCGTTACGTTATTATTTGGGAGCGCCTGA
- the spmA gene encoding spore maturation protein (Evidence 1a: Function from experimental evidences in the studied strain; PubMedId: 7642500, 15849754, 16850406, 19189487; Product type cp: cell process): MVNIIWVSLTVIGLVFAMCNGTLQDVNEAVFKGAKEAITISFGLMSVLVFWLGLMKIAEQSGLLDIFSRMCRPFISKLFPDIPPDHPAMGYILSNLMANFFGLGNAATPLGIKAMEQMKKLNGNRSEASRSMITFLAVNTSCITLIPTTVIAVRMAYSSKTPTDIVGPSILATLISGIGAIIIDRYFYYRRKKKGR, from the coding sequence ATGGTCAATATAATTTGGGTCAGTTTAACCGTGATCGGACTCGTTTTTGCGATGTGCAACGGAACTCTGCAAGATGTAAATGAAGCCGTGTTTAAGGGTGCGAAAGAAGCGATTACGATCTCATTTGGATTGATGAGCGTGCTTGTTTTCTGGCTTGGCTTAATGAAAATCGCCGAGCAGTCAGGGCTTTTGGATATTTTCAGCCGGATGTGCAGACCTTTTATATCTAAACTGTTCCCTGATATACCGCCGGATCACCCGGCGATGGGCTATATTTTATCTAATCTTATGGCGAATTTCTTCGGCCTCGGAAATGCAGCAACTCCGCTTGGCATTAAAGCAATGGAACAAATGAAAAAGCTGAACGGAAACCGATCGGAAGCAAGCCGGTCGATGATTACTTTTTTAGCTGTTAATACGTCCTGCATCACACTCATCCCGACAACGGTGATCGCTGTCCGAATGGCTTATTCCTCCAAAACGCCGACAGATATCGTCGGGCCAAGCATTTTGGCAACGCTTATTTCCGGAATCGGTGCCATTATCATTGATCGGTATTTTTATTACCGCCGCAAAAAGAAGGGAAGGTGA
- the dacB gene encoding D-alanyl-D-alanine carboxypeptidase (penicillin-binding protein 5*) (required for spore cortex) (Evidence 1a: Function from experimental evidences in the studied strain; PubMedId: 7642500, 8892816, 9864321, 10498740, 18266856, 19542328; Product type cp : cell process): MRIFKKAVFVIMISFLIATVNVNTAHAAIDVSAKSAIIIDGASGRVLYAKDEHQKRRIASITKIMTAVLAIESGKMDQTVTVSANAVRTEGSAIYLTEGQKVKLKDLVYGLMLRSGNDAAVAIAEHVGGSLDGFVYMMNQKAEQLGMKNTRFQNPHGLDDHENHYSTAYDMAILTKYAMKLKDYQKISGTKIYKAETMESVWKNKNKLLTMLYPYSTGGKTGYTKLAKRTLVSTASKDGIDLIAVTINDPNDWDDHMKMFNYVFEHYQTYLIAKKGDIPKLKGTFYESKAFIKRDITYLLTEEEKENVKINTTLLKPKKAWEKDASKIPDIVGHMEIMFNDATIAKVPIYYENERHQKPKKQFFETFKSIFLNAAGGAKWSI, translated from the coding sequence ATGCGCATTTTCAAAAAAGCAGTATTCGTGATCATGATTTCTTTTCTTATTGCAACCGTAAATGTGAATACAGCACATGCTGCTATAGATGTCAGTGCAAAAAGCGCGATCATTATTGACGGTGCGTCAGGCAGAGTGTTATATGCCAAGGATGAGCATCAAAAAAGGCGGATCGCGAGCATCACAAAAATTATGACCGCCGTCCTCGCCATCGAATCCGGCAAAATGGATCAAACAGTGACGGTTTCGGCAAATGCTGTCAGAACAGAAGGCTCCGCCATTTATTTAACAGAAGGTCAAAAAGTGAAGCTGAAAGATCTTGTGTATGGCCTGATGCTAAGATCAGGAAACGATGCCGCTGTCGCGATTGCTGAGCATGTCGGTGGGAGCCTCGATGGGTTTGTTTATATGATGAATCAAAAAGCCGAGCAGCTTGGTATGAAAAACACCCGTTTTCAAAACCCGCACGGATTGGACGACCATGAAAATCATTATTCAACAGCCTATGACATGGCCATTTTAACTAAGTATGCTATGAAGCTGAAAGACTATCAAAAGATTTCAGGCACAAAAATATACAAAGCGGAAACGATGGAAAGCGTATGGAAAAACAAAAACAAACTGCTGACCATGCTTTATCCGTACAGCACAGGAGGAAAAACAGGCTATACAAAACTTGCAAAACGGACACTGGTCTCTACGGCTTCAAAGGACGGCATTGACCTGATAGCCGTCACCATTAATGACCCTAATGATTGGGATGACCATATGAAGATGTTTAACTATGTGTTTGAGCATTATCAAACCTATTTAATTGCAAAAAAAGGGGATATTCCAAAGCTGAAAGGCACATTTTATGAATCGAAGGCTTTTATCAAACGTGATATCACCTATTTGCTGACCGAAGAGGAAAAAGAAAATGTAAAAATTAATACCACACTGCTCAAGCCGAAAAAAGCATGGGAAAAAGATGCCTCGAAAATCCCTGACATCGTAGGGCACATGGAGATCATGTTCAACGATGCAACCATCGCAAAAGTGCCGATCTATTATGAAAATGAGCGGCATCAAAAACCGAAGAAACAATTTTTTGAAACGTTTAAATCAATCTTTCTGAATGCGGCAGGCGGAGCAAAATGGTCAATATAA
- the ypuI gene encoding hypothetical protein (Evidence 4: Unknown function but conserved in other organisms; PubMedId: 12065423) has translation MKEAKCERQIHEGKIPNEMGHSIVRAQTQKTGEFLSMVVNTVNDYLNQTTLESLQAELPIEKGYCCDVLSTLRRMAVFCEGGAEACRRLLMQEPFQEARAEKTLYNVYHQCIEEFFMPKKDTWCENSRASYTGVSAIEFYHAVPASLEQLLLPLSAAFLKMREELAHYEASGSSMAPIR, from the coding sequence ATGAAAGAAGCAAAATGTGAGAGACAAATACATGAGGGGAAGATACCAAACGAAATGGGACATTCGATTGTGCGAGCGCAGACTCAAAAAACAGGCGAATTCTTATCAATGGTTGTCAATACCGTGAACGATTACCTAAATCAAACGACGCTTGAGTCCTTACAGGCTGAATTGCCTATTGAAAAAGGATACTGCTGTGATGTGCTTAGCACTCTGAGAAGAATGGCAGTATTTTGTGAAGGAGGCGCAGAAGCGTGCCGTCGTCTCCTGATGCAGGAGCCTTTTCAGGAAGCCAGAGCGGAAAAAACACTTTATAATGTGTATCACCAATGCATTGAAGAGTTCTTTATGCCGAAAAAAGACACGTGGTGTGAAAATAGCCGGGCGTCTTATACCGGGGTCAGCGCAATTGAGTTTTATCATGCTGTTCCTGCGTCGCTTGAGCAATTATTATTGCCGTTGAGCGCGGCCTTTCTGAAGATGAGGGAAGAGCTGGCTCATTACGAAGCGTCCGGATCAAGCATGGCGCCAATCAGATAA
- the spcB gene encoding chromosome condensation and segregation factor (Evidence 1a: Function from experimental evidences in the studied strain; PubMedId: 12065423, 12100548, 12682299, 12897137, 16272394, 23541893, 24440393, 25951515, 26904953, 27435445, 28286005; Product type f : factor), with amino-acid sequence MGLDIVNWKAIVEALLYAAGDEGLTKKQLLTVLEIEEPELNTIMADVADEYRGDTRGIELIEYADTYMLSTKKDFAPYLKKLIEVPSKGLSQASLEVLAIVSYKQPITRAEIEEIRGVKSERILHSLVAKALLCEVGRADGPGRAILYGTTPTFLEQFGLKTLDELPPLPENAEEDVLQEEADLFFENFNQTFEDIK; translated from the coding sequence ATGGGGCTTGATATCGTGAATTGGAAAGCTATTGTGGAAGCCCTTCTTTATGCGGCAGGCGATGAAGGGCTTACAAAAAAGCAGCTGTTAACAGTGCTTGAAATCGAAGAGCCTGAACTGAACACGATCATGGCGGATGTGGCGGACGAATACCGCGGAGATACACGAGGGATTGAACTTATTGAGTATGCAGATACGTACATGCTCTCTACCAAAAAAGACTTTGCGCCTTACTTGAAAAAACTGATTGAAGTGCCGTCAAAGGGCCTTTCTCAAGCATCTTTAGAAGTACTGGCCATTGTTTCATACAAACAGCCAATTACGAGAGCAGAAATTGAAGAAATCAGAGGAGTAAAATCAGAGCGGATTTTACACAGTCTTGTCGCGAAGGCGCTATTGTGTGAAGTAGGGCGTGCCGATGGTCCGGGGCGGGCCATTTTATACGGTACTACGCCGACTTTTCTTGAACAATTCGGTCTGAAAACGCTGGACGAGCTTCCGCCGCTGCCTGAAAATGCGGAAGAAGACGTTCTTCAAGAAGAAGCAGATTTATTTTTTGAAAACTTTAACCAAACCTTCGAAGATATAAAATAG
- the scpA gene encoding chromosome condensation and partitioning factor (Evidence 1a: Function from experimental evidences in the studied strain; PubMedId: 12065423, 12100548, 12682299, 12897137, 16272394, 23541893, 24440393, 25951515, 26904953, 28286005; Product type f: factor): protein MEEYQVKIDTFEGPLDLLLHLINRLEIDIYDIPVAKITEQYLLYVHTMRVLELDIASEYLVMAATLLSIKSRMLLPKQEEELFEDELLEEEDPREELIEKLIEYRKYKDAAKDLKEREEERQKSFTKPPSDLSEYAKEVKQSEQKLSVTVYDMIGAFQKVLKRKKINRPMETTITRQDIPIEARMNEIVHSLKSRGTRINFMDLFPYEQKEHLVVTFLAVLELMKNQLVLIEQEHNFSDIYITGSESIHGA from the coding sequence ATGGAAGAATATCAAGTGAAAATTGATACGTTTGAGGGCCCATTGGACCTGCTGCTTCATTTAATCAATCGTCTTGAAATTGACATATATGATATACCTGTGGCGAAGATCACTGAACAATATTTATTATATGTACATACGATGCGCGTGCTTGAGCTCGACATTGCCAGCGAGTATTTGGTTATGGCTGCCACGCTGCTCAGCATTAAAAGCAGAATGCTGCTCCCGAAGCAAGAGGAGGAGCTTTTTGAAGATGAATTACTTGAAGAAGAAGATCCGCGGGAGGAACTGATTGAAAAGCTGATTGAGTACCGAAAATATAAAGATGCGGCGAAGGATTTAAAAGAACGGGAAGAAGAAAGACAAAAATCGTTCACGAAACCGCCGAGTGATTTGAGTGAATATGCAAAAGAAGTAAAACAGTCTGAGCAAAAGCTCTCTGTCACGGTCTATGATATGATCGGAGCTTTTCAAAAAGTGCTGAAACGCAAAAAAATAAACAGGCCGATGGAAACAACAATTACAAGACAGGACATACCAATCGAAGCCAGAATGAACGAAATCGTGCACAGCTTGAAATCTAGAGGAACGAGAATTAACTTTATGGATCTGTTTCCATATGAGCAAAAAGAACATTTAGTAGTGACCTTTCTAGCTGTTCTTGAGCTGATGAAAAATCAGCTGGTCCTCATTGAACAGGAGCACAATTTTTCAGATATTTACATTACGGGGAGTGAATCCATTCATGGGGCTTGA
- the ypuF gene encoding hypothetical protein (Evidence 4: Unknown function but conserved in other organisms) — MYPKAYIDYLVEFHATRDYFECHEILEEYWKEDPPKKRKRYWVGFIQLAVALYHHRRQNTAGAKRLMANSIRILQAEHRAVEDLGLDHGRLLELMQSVYEQIETVSAYKSIILPIKDEKLEEACRIECRKKKYTWGQPSALSNIFLIDKHRLRDRTDVIREREKEIERRKKSRD; from the coding sequence TTGTATCCGAAAGCTTATATAGATTATCTCGTTGAGTTTCATGCGACACGGGATTATTTTGAATGCCATGAAATATTAGAAGAATATTGGAAGGAAGATCCGCCAAAGAAACGAAAACGCTATTGGGTGGGCTTTATTCAGCTTGCAGTGGCTTTATATCATCACAGAAGGCAGAATACAGCCGGGGCAAAAAGACTGATGGCGAACAGCATCCGGATTCTTCAAGCAGAACACCGGGCAGTCGAAGACTTAGGGCTTGATCATGGCCGTTTGCTCGAACTTATGCAATCGGTTTACGAACAAATCGAAACCGTCTCTGCCTATAAAAGCATTATACTGCCAATCAAAGATGAGAAACTGGAGGAAGCATGCAGGATCGAATGCAGGAAAAAAAAGTATACATGGGGGCAGCCCAGTGCACTCAGCAACATATTTCTTATCGACAAACACCGTTTGCGGGATCGGACTGACGTCATCCGTGAACGTGAAAAAGAAATAGAACGCAGAAAAAAAAGCAGAGACTGA
- the ypzK gene encoding putative riboflavin synthesis-related N-acetyltransferase (Evidence 3: Putative function from multiple computational evidences; PubMedId: 15466513, 25349719; Product type e: enzyme), with amino-acid sequence MLIRYKKSFEKIAMGLLSFMPNEKDLKQLQQTIKDYETDTDRQLFLWKEDEDIVGAIGVEKKDSEVEIRHISVNPSHRHQGIGKQMMDALKHLFKTQVLVPNELTQSFFERCQGQQDQDISYNN; translated from the coding sequence ATGTTAATTCGTTATAAAAAATCGTTTGAAAAGATTGCGATGGGGCTTCTTTCGTTTATGCCGAATGAAAAAGACCTTAAGCAGCTTCAGCAGACAATTAAGGACTACGAAACGGATACAGACCGCCAGCTCTTTCTTTGGAAAGAGGACGAGGATATCGTCGGAGCAATCGGAGTCGAAAAAAAGGATTCTGAGGTTGAGATCCGGCATATCAGTGTGAATCCTTCTCATCGCCATCAAGGAATCGGAAAACAGATGATGGATGCTTTAAAGCATTTATTCAAAACGCAAGTACTGGTTCCAAATGAATTAACGCAGAGCTTTTTCGAACGTTGTCAAGGTCAGCAGGATCAAGACATTTCATACAATAATTAA
- the ribH gene encoding 6,7-dimethyl-8-ribityllumazine synthase, beta subunit (Evidence 1a: Function from experimental evidences in the studied strain; PubMedId: 3100522, 7473709, 10881048, 12456892, 24442413; Product type e: enzyme) — MNIIQGNLVGTGLKIGIVVGRFNDFITSKLLSGAEDALLRHGVDTNDIDVAWVPGAFEIPFAAKKMAETKKYDAIITLGTVIRGATTHYDYVCNEAAKGIAQAANTTGVPVIFGIVTTENIEQAIERAGTKAGNKGVDCAVSAIEMANLNRSFE; from the coding sequence ATGAATATCATACAAGGAAATTTAGTTGGTACAGGTCTTAAAATCGGAATCGTAGTAGGAAGATTTAATGATTTTATTACGAGCAAGCTGCTGAGCGGAGCAGAAGATGCGCTGCTCAGACATGGCGTAGACACAAATGACATTGATGTGGCTTGGGTTCCAGGCGCATTTGAAATACCGTTTGCTGCGAAAAAAATGGCGGAAACAAAAAAATATGATGCTATTATCACATTGGGCACTGTCATCAGAGGCGCAACGACACATTACGATTATGTCTGCAATGAAGCTGCAAAAGGCATCGCGCAAGCAGCAAACACTACTGGTGTACCTGTCATCTTTGGAATTGTAACAACTGAAAACATCGAACAGGCTATCGAGCGTGCCGGCACAAAAGCGGGCAACAAAGGTGTAGATTGTGCTGTTTCTGCCATTGAAATGGCAAATTTAAACCGCTCATTTGAATAA
- the ribBA gene encoding fused 3,4-dihydroxy-2-butanone 4-phosphate synthase and GTP cyclohydrolase II (Evidence 1a: Function from experimental evidences in the studied strain; PubMedId: 9297088, 9515916, 12456892, 19583770, 24442413; Product type e: enzyme): MFHPIEEALDALKKGEVIIVVDDEDRENEGDFVALAEHATPEVINFMATHGRGLICTPLSEEIADRLDLHPMVEHNTDSHHTAFTVSIDHRETKTGISAQERSFTVQALLDSKSVPSDFQRPGHIFPLIAKKGGVLKRAGHTEAAVDLAEACGSPGAGVICEIMNEDGTMARVPELIEIAKKHQLKMITIKDLIQYRYNLTTLVEREVDITLPTDFGTFKVYGYTNEVDGKEHVAFVMGDVPFGEEPVLVRVHSECLTGDVFGSHRCDCGPQLHAALNQIAAEGRGVLLYLRQEGRGIGLINKLKAYKLQEQGYDTVEANEALGFLPDLRNYGIGAQILRDLGVRNMKLLTNNPRKIAGLEGYGLSISERVPLQMEAKEHNKKYLQTKMNKLGHLLHF, from the coding sequence ATGTTTCATCCGATAGAAGAAGCACTGGACGCTTTAAAAAAAGGCGAAGTCATCATCGTTGTAGATGATGAAGACAGAGAAAATGAAGGAGACTTTGTGGCTCTTGCCGAGCATGCAACGCCGGAAGTCATTAACTTTATGGCGACACATGGGAGAGGACTGATCTGCACGCCGCTCAGTGAGGAAATCGCAGACAGGCTTGATCTTCACCCTATGGTTGAGCATAATACAGACTCTCACCACACTGCATTTACCGTAAGCATAGACCATCGTGAAACGAAGACAGGTATCAGCGCTCAAGAAAGATCTTTTACCGTTCAAGCATTGCTGGACAGCAAATCCGTGCCATCTGATTTTCAGCGTCCGGGGCACATTTTTCCACTGATTGCGAAAAAAGGAGGTGTCCTGAAAAGAGCGGGCCATACAGAAGCTGCTGTTGATCTTGCTGAAGCTTGCGGATCTCCAGGAGCCGGCGTCATTTGTGAAATTATGAATGAAGACGGAACGATGGCGAGAGTGCCTGAGCTCATTGAAATTGCGAAAAAGCATCAATTAAAAATGATCACCATTAAGGATTTGATTCAATACCGTTACAATCTGACAACACTTGTCGAGCGTGAAGTTGACATTACGCTGCCTACTGATTTTGGGACATTTAAGGTTTATGGATACACAAATGAGGTAGATGGAAAAGAGCATGTCGCATTTGTGATGGGAGATGTGCCGTTCGGAGAAGAACCGGTATTGGTCCGGGTGCATTCAGAATGTCTCACAGGTGACGTGTTTGGCTCTCATCGCTGTGATTGCGGACCGCAGCTGCACGCCGCGCTGAACCAAATTGCCGCAGAAGGCCGTGGAGTGCTCCTGTACTTGCGCCAAGAAGGACGAGGCATCGGTTTAATCAATAAATTAAAAGCTTATAAGCTTCAGGAACAAGGCTATGACACCGTAGAAGCCAATGAGGCGCTTGGATTCTTGCCGGATCTTCGCAACTATGGCATCGGAGCACAAATTTTACGCGACCTCGGTGTCCGGAATATGAAGCTTTTGACGAATAATCCGCGAAAAATCGCAGGCCTTGAAGGCTACGGACTCAGTATTTCAGAAAGAGTGCCGCTTCAAATGGAGGCGAAAGAACACAATAAAAAATATTTGCAAACCAAAATGAACAAGCTAGGTCATTTACTTCATTTCTAA
- the ribE gene encoding riboflavin synthase (alpha subunit) (Evidence 1a: Function from experimental evidences in the studied strain; PubMedId: 2106516, 12456892; Product type e: enzyme), whose translation MFTGIIEETGTIESMKKAGHAMALTIKCSKILEDVHLGDSIAVNGICLTVTDFTKNQFTVDVMPETVKATSLNDLTKGSKVNLERAMAANGRFGGHFVSGHVDGTAEITRIEEKSNAVYYDLKMDPSLTKTLVLKGSITVDGVSLTIFGLTEDTVTISLIPHTISETIFSEKTIGSKVNIECDMIGKYMYRFLHKANENKTQQTITKAFLSENGF comes from the coding sequence ATGTTTACAGGAATTATCGAAGAAACAGGCACAATCGAATCCATGAAAAAAGCAGGGCATGCAATGGCCTTAACTATTAAATGCTCAAAGATTTTAGAGGATGTTCATCTTGGCGACAGCATTGCAGTGAACGGCATTTGTCTGACTGTCACTGATTTTACAAAAAATCAATTCACAGTGGATGTTATGCCTGAAACAGTCAAAGCTACGTCACTGAATGATTTAACAAAAGGAAGCAAAGTAAATCTGGAAAGAGCGATGGCGGCAAACGGCCGTTTCGGAGGCCATTTCGTCTCAGGCCATGTCGACGGAACTGCGGAAATCACACGAATTGAAGAGAAAAGCAACGCAGTTTACTATGATTTAAAAATGGACCCGTCATTAACAAAAACATTGGTTTTAAAGGGATCAATTACTGTGGATGGCGTGAGCTTAACCATATTCGGCCTGACAGAAGACACAGTGACGATCTCCTTAATACCGCATACGATCAGCGAAACGATCTTTTCAGAAAAAACGATCGGCTCTAAAGTGAATATCGAATGCGATATGATCGGAAAATATATGTATCGATTTTTGCATAAAGCCAATGAAAATAAGACCCAACAAACCATTACAAAAGCCTTCTTAAGCGAAAACGGCTTTTAG